Proteins encoded by one window of Streptomyces sp. NBC_01571:
- a CDS encoding FUSC family protein, whose protein sequence is MSRLTAAVPPWLAHALRTQRGPVPWSAVVRGALAAGPLLLVAVLSGRTSAGVVAALGAMLAGINDRPGSRRAAVGRLGAPALAGAGGLLVGSYAGQHVGAVTLTLLLTVLGLVAGAVSAVGPVASGAGTQLLVASAIGAGMPLPEPGWQRALLFLGGAGWLLALRLALPTPGVTAGDYRFDGERDAVGAVYEAVAALLEAVGGPDATRRRVALTAALDHAQDALDGPRLRRRTGSTAERRLHAQYAAALPLAEAATALAWAGDPVPARAVQGPRRLAVAVRTGTHTGALPAPARSAPALRALDDALLHAADAFDRGDRGVRGGQGDRSGAGQRPHIRRRTAMSLVRTALGSGGREYGLRVGLCFGAGVAVAQALHHTRWYGSHPHWYWLPATAVFLVKPDLGPLASRVICRAAGTVLGAVAFAGFAALLPRPAGLVVLVAVCGALIPVATRHFAAQTAVVTVLVLSLVMVGGETQASWNRIGETLLACAIVLLVGHLPALGQRGGGVRARLARAAEAAHAYLTHVLDDGTTDDRTGRWALRREAYRSLAEARAVIDVAAAELPALARHAEGTDEVAATLERLVDTTTACAVQLDDTGRLTPRHTGRVAELLDELDERRAGAGLTPRDGQRAAPAPLAG, encoded by the coding sequence GTGTCCCGCCTCACCGCCGCCGTACCGCCCTGGCTCGCCCACGCCCTGCGCACGCAGCGGGGACCCGTGCCCTGGAGCGCGGTCGTACGAGGTGCCCTGGCCGCCGGCCCCCTCCTGCTCGTGGCCGTCCTGAGCGGCCGTACCTCCGCCGGTGTCGTCGCGGCCCTCGGCGCGATGCTCGCCGGGATCAACGACCGGCCGGGAAGCCGTCGGGCCGCGGTCGGGCGGCTCGGAGCGCCGGCGCTCGCGGGAGCCGGTGGGCTGCTCGTGGGGTCGTACGCGGGACAGCACGTCGGGGCGGTGACGCTCACCCTTCTTCTCACCGTGCTCGGGCTGGTCGCCGGAGCCGTCAGCGCTGTCGGCCCCGTCGCGAGCGGAGCGGGGACGCAGCTGCTCGTCGCCTCCGCCATCGGGGCCGGAATGCCGCTGCCCGAGCCCGGATGGCAGCGGGCGCTCCTCTTCCTCGGCGGGGCCGGCTGGCTGCTCGCGCTGCGGCTCGCCCTGCCCACGCCCGGTGTCACCGCAGGCGACTACCGGTTCGACGGAGAGCGGGACGCCGTCGGCGCCGTGTACGAGGCCGTCGCCGCGCTGCTCGAAGCGGTCGGGGGGCCGGACGCGACCCGCCGCCGGGTCGCGCTGACCGCCGCACTCGATCACGCCCAGGACGCGCTCGACGGACCCCGGCTGCGACGCCGCACCGGTTCCACGGCCGAGCGGCGGCTGCACGCCCAGTACGCCGCCGCACTGCCGCTCGCCGAGGCCGCGACCGCCCTCGCCTGGGCGGGCGACCCGGTACCCGCGCGCGCCGTGCAGGGGCCACGTCGTCTCGCCGTCGCCGTGCGCACCGGCACGCACACCGGCGCGTTGCCCGCTCCCGCCCGCTCCGCACCCGCCCTGCGCGCCCTCGACGACGCGCTGCTGCACGCCGCCGACGCCTTCGACCGAGGAGACCGGGGAGTGCGGGGAGGCCAGGGAGACCGGAGCGGTGCCGGACAACGCCCGCACATCCGGCGCCGAACCGCCATGTCCCTCGTGCGCACCGCCCTGGGCTCCGGCGGGCGCGAGTACGGCCTGCGCGTCGGCCTCTGCTTCGGCGCCGGCGTGGCCGTCGCCCAAGCCCTCCACCACACCCGCTGGTACGGCAGCCATCCCCACTGGTACTGGCTTCCCGCCACCGCCGTCTTCCTCGTCAAGCCCGATCTCGGACCGCTCGCGTCGCGGGTGATCTGCCGGGCCGCGGGGACCGTGCTGGGCGCCGTCGCCTTCGCCGGCTTCGCCGCGCTGCTGCCGAGGCCGGCCGGGCTGGTCGTCCTGGTGGCGGTGTGCGGCGCCCTGATCCCCGTCGCCACCCGGCACTTCGCCGCACAGACCGCCGTCGTCACCGTCCTCGTGCTCAGCCTCGTCATGGTGGGAGGCGAGACGCAGGCCTCCTGGAACCGGATCGGCGAGACGCTGCTGGCCTGCGCGATCGTGCTGCTCGTCGGGCATCTCCCGGCGCTCGGGCAGCGCGGGGGAGGCGTACGGGCCCGGCTCGCACGCGCCGCCGAGGCCGCGCACGCCTACCTCACCCATGTCCTGGACGACGGCACGACGGACGACCGGACGGGCCGCTGGGCGCTCCGCCGGGAGGCCTACCGCTCACTCGCCGAGGCCCGCGCCGTGATCGACGTCGCCGCCGCGGAGCTCCCCGCCCTGGCCCGGCACGCCGAGGGCACGGACGAGGTCGCGGCCACCCTCGAACGGCTGGTCGACACCACCACCGCCTGCGCCGTACAGCTCGACGACACGGGACGGCTCACCCCCCGGCACACCGGACGGGTCGCCGAACTCCTCGACGAACTCGACGAACGACGGGCGGGGGCGGGGCTCACGCCACGGGACGGGCAGCGGGCCGCCCCCGCGCCGCTCGCGGGCTGA
- a CDS encoding DUF397 domain-containing protein yields MSVVNPVGNVPEPAWSKSSYSSGEGGECVEVASWSGVTYVRDSKHRTGPALGLTPTAWTEFIGFAAGAREARTE; encoded by the coding sequence ATGAGCGTCGTGAACCCTGTCGGGAACGTACCCGAGCCGGCATGGAGCAAGAGCAGCTACAGCAGCGGCGAAGGCGGAGAATGCGTCGAGGTCGCGTCCTGGTCCGGCGTCACGTACGTCCGAGACTCAAAGCACAGGACCGGCCCCGCGCTGGGCCTCACCCCCACCGCCTGGACCGAGTTCATAGGCTTCGCGGCCGGGGCCCGGGAGGCGCGCACCGAATAA
- a CDS encoding helix-turn-helix transcriptional regulator, producing MEEQQAEGEHEFGAGILHVFGRQLKLCRERAGLDRTELGTRTGYSASTIASFEQGRRIPPPRFIDTADEVLDAGGVLKAGKGEVARAQYPAFFRDAARLEEHAVELHVYANQAVPGLLQTEEYARAVFTMRRPLLDEDTVEQRVGARLVRQETFSRVPLPTISFVVEESVLRRPLGGRAVMRGQLEQMLLHGHRRNVEIQVMPTEREDHAGLAGPFTLIETGEGRRIAYAEVHKDSRLYTERKSVRELEEQYGLLRAEALSPRESLAFIEKLLGER from the coding sequence GTGGAGGAGCAGCAGGCCGAGGGCGAGCACGAGTTCGGGGCCGGGATTCTGCACGTGTTCGGGCGTCAGCTGAAGCTGTGCCGGGAGCGGGCGGGGCTGGACCGGACCGAGTTGGGGACGCGGACGGGGTACTCGGCGTCGACGATCGCCTCCTTCGAGCAGGGAAGGCGGATTCCTCCGCCGAGATTCATCGACACCGCTGACGAAGTGCTGGATGCGGGTGGAGTGTTGAAGGCGGGCAAGGGAGAGGTGGCTCGGGCGCAGTATCCGGCGTTCTTCAGGGACGCGGCCCGGTTGGAGGAGCACGCGGTCGAGCTTCACGTGTACGCGAACCAGGCGGTCCCCGGCCTCTTGCAGACGGAGGAGTACGCGCGAGCCGTGTTCACGATGAGGCGCCCTCTGTTGGACGAGGACACTGTCGAACAGCGTGTCGGAGCACGCCTGGTCAGGCAAGAGACCTTCTCCCGGGTGCCGTTGCCCACGATCAGCTTCGTCGTCGAGGAGTCCGTCCTGCGGCGTCCGCTGGGCGGCAGGGCTGTGATGCGGGGCCAGTTGGAGCAAATGTTGCTGCACGGTCATCGACGTAACGTCGAGATCCAGGTGATGCCCACGGAACGCGAGGACCACGCCGGACTGGCTGGTCCGTTCACCTTGATCGAGACAGGGGAAGGGCGGAGGATCGCCTACGCGGAGGTGCACAAGGACAGCCGCCTCTATACGGAGCGGAAATCGGTCCGGGAGCTCGAAGAGCAGTACGGGCTTCTGCGCGCCGAGGCACTTTCTCCGCGCGAGTCGCTGGCCTTCATCGAGAAGTTGCTAGGGGAGAGATGA
- a CDS encoding ATP-binding protein, with product MPQRMACVQEFAMRFTSTPRGARLARRLVSHRLHAWGHPYASTANETVTLIAAELTANAVRHGHVTGRDFGLRLTESGGALRVEVADTRAEKLPNRGTPCPDGESGRGLLLVEALADDWGVAPRPAAPGKTVWAELRLPTSGATA from the coding sequence ATGCCACAACGTATGGCGTGCGTACAGGAGTTCGCCATGCGGTTCACTTCCACCCCACGCGGCGCACGACTCGCCCGTCGTCTCGTCTCCCACCGTCTGCACGCGTGGGGCCACCCCTACGCCTCCACGGCCAACGAGACGGTCACTCTCATCGCGGCGGAGCTCACCGCGAACGCTGTCCGCCACGGCCACGTGACCGGCCGCGACTTCGGTCTCCGCCTCACGGAGAGCGGGGGCGCGCTCCGGGTCGAGGTCGCCGACACCCGCGCCGAGAAGCTCCCGAACCGGGGGACACCGTGCCCGGACGGCGAGTCGGGCCGCGGTCTCCTCCTCGTCGAAGCCCTCGCCGACGACTGGGGCGTCGCCCCGCGCCCCGCCGCACCCGGCAAGACGGTATGGGCCGAACTGCGCCTCCCCACGTCGGGGGCCACCGCCTGA
- a CDS encoding aspartate/glutamate racemase family protein, whose protein sequence is MRIVVTNCNTTQGMTEEIVRGARAAAGPGTAVLGLTPAWGPESAEGWLDSYLSAAAVLDTLRTYEGPYDAVVMAGFGEHGREGARELVNVPVVDITEAAAHLACLLGRRYGVVTTLERSRGQIEDSLYAAGVAQHCAAVVGTGLGVLDLGDAQRTEAAFVRAAERAREAGAEVLVLGCAGMTGLRRAVGEKLGLPVVDGVAAAVKLAESLVSLGLTTSRAGGYARPLPKRRDWGPRGKEGSAAG, encoded by the coding sequence GTGCGCATCGTCGTCACCAACTGCAACACGACGCAGGGGATGACCGAGGAGATCGTGCGAGGTGCCCGGGCCGCCGCAGGCCCGGGCACGGCCGTGCTCGGTCTCACCCCCGCGTGGGGGCCCGAGTCCGCGGAGGGCTGGCTCGACAGCTATCTCTCGGCCGCCGCCGTCCTCGACACCCTGCGCACGTACGAGGGCCCGTACGACGCCGTGGTCATGGCCGGTTTCGGGGAGCACGGTCGTGAGGGCGCGCGCGAACTGGTGAACGTTCCCGTCGTGGACATCACCGAGGCCGCCGCCCACCTGGCCTGCTTGCTCGGCCGCCGCTACGGCGTCGTCACCACGCTGGAACGCTCGCGCGGCCAGATCGAGGACAGCCTGTACGCCGCCGGCGTCGCCCAGCACTGCGCCGCCGTCGTCGGCACGGGCCTCGGCGTCCTCGACCTCGGCGACGCCCAGCGCACGGAGGCGGCCTTCGTACGCGCCGCCGAGCGCGCCCGCGAGGCCGGGGCCGAGGTCCTGGTCCTCGGCTGCGCGGGTATGACCGGCCTCCGACGGGCGGTGGGCGAGAAGCTGGGCCTGCCGGTCGTCGACGGGGTCGCCGCGGCGGTCAAACTGGCGGAGTCCCTGGTGTCCTTGGGACTGACGACGAGCCGGGCGGGGGGATACGCGCGGCCGCTGCCGAAGCGGCGGGACTGGGGGCCGCGGGGGAAAGAGGGGTCGGCGGCGGGCTGA
- a CDS encoding NCS1 family nucleobase:cation symporter-1: MSLADRAEVTGTPAFVPDPRLVNEDLAPAERRNWKVFDLFAMWMSDVHNLGNYTFAAGLLVLGMNVWQIFTSLLVGFVIIYAGMNLMGRVGQHTGVPFPVVSRISFGVWGANIPALIRAVIAIMWYGIQTYLASVAVNVMLLAAWPGLVSWTHHSFLGLDALGWTSFLSLWVIQALIISRGMESVRKFQDFCGPAIWLVMIALAVWVLAKAGWSISLTSTPHPVSVGEQWRQWFGAVGLILATYGTLMLNFCDFSRFAPSYRTVRRGNFWGLPINSTAFVIVSVVVTAGSIEAFGEAITDPAELVAKVGNTWVMVLGALPFAVATMGVNIVANFVSPAYDLANVWPQKITFRVGGMISTVAALVVTPWNLFSNPTVVNYFLGGLGAFLGPLFGVIMLDYYWVRRGRVDVDQLFDARPGSPYYYRKGVNPKALWAFLPSAAVAAVLALVKTFSDVAPYSWFIGTALAAGLYMALCRTERRAADHPVTEPVEV; this comes from the coding sequence GTGTCCCTCGCCGATCGTGCCGAAGTCACCGGCACGCCCGCGTTCGTGCCCGACCCCCGGCTGGTCAACGAAGACCTCGCGCCCGCGGAGAGGCGCAACTGGAAGGTCTTCGACCTCTTCGCCATGTGGATGTCCGACGTCCACAACCTCGGCAACTACACCTTCGCGGCGGGCCTGCTCGTCCTCGGCATGAACGTCTGGCAGATCTTCACGTCGCTGCTGGTCGGCTTCGTGATCATCTATGCCGGCATGAACCTGATGGGCCGCGTCGGCCAGCACACCGGCGTGCCCTTCCCCGTCGTCAGCCGCATCAGCTTCGGCGTGTGGGGCGCCAACATCCCCGCGCTGATCAGGGCCGTCATCGCCATCATGTGGTACGGCATCCAGACCTATCTGGCGTCGGTCGCCGTCAACGTCATGCTCCTCGCGGCGTGGCCGGGCCTGGTGTCGTGGACCCATCACTCCTTCCTCGGTCTGGACGCGCTCGGCTGGACGTCCTTCCTCTCGCTGTGGGTGATCCAGGCGCTCATCATCAGCCGGGGCATGGAGTCGGTCCGCAAGTTCCAGGACTTCTGCGGCCCGGCCATCTGGCTCGTCATGATCGCGCTGGCCGTCTGGGTCCTCGCCAAGGCCGGCTGGAGCATCTCGCTCACCTCGACCCCGCACCCGGTCTCGGTGGGGGAGCAGTGGCGGCAGTGGTTCGGCGCGGTCGGTCTGATCCTGGCCACGTACGGCACGCTGATGCTCAACTTCTGCGACTTCTCACGGTTCGCACCCAGCTACCGGACGGTCAGGCGCGGCAACTTCTGGGGTCTGCCGATCAACTCCACGGCCTTCGTGATCGTGTCGGTCGTCGTCACGGCCGGCTCCATCGAGGCGTTCGGCGAGGCCATCACCGACCCCGCGGAACTCGTCGCCAAGGTCGGCAACACCTGGGTCATGGTGCTGGGCGCGCTGCCCTTCGCCGTCGCCACCATGGGCGTCAACATCGTCGCCAACTTCGTGTCGCCGGCGTACGACCTGGCGAACGTCTGGCCGCAGAAAATCACCTTCAGGGTCGGCGGCATGATCAGTACGGTCGCCGCGCTGGTCGTGACCCCGTGGAACCTCTTCTCCAACCCCACCGTCGTCAACTACTTCCTCGGCGGCCTCGGTGCCTTCCTGGGCCCGTTGTTCGGCGTGATCATGCTCGACTACTACTGGGTCAGGCGCGGTCGAGTCGACGTGGACCAGCTCTTCGACGCGCGGCCCGGATCGCCGTACTACTACCGCAAGGGTGTCAATCCCAAGGCCCTGTGGGCGTTCCTCCCGTCGGCGGCGGTCGCCGCGGTCCTGGCCCTGGTGAAGACGTTCAGCGACGTGGCCCCGTACTCCTGGTTCATCGGGACCGCGCTGGCCGCGGGCCTGTACATGGCCCTGTGCCGGACCGAGCGCCGTGCCGCCGACCACCCCGTCACCGAGCCCGTGGAGGTCTGA
- a CDS encoding GntR family transcriptional regulator, with amino-acid sequence MTKIEPLGAVRERVLGELRQEIIAGRLRPGDRLVERELAERFGVSRVPVREAIRALVAEGFVHFETPRRTVVRRLTPTDVAELFELREALEVYAAGLAAARARPRDLAEVEELLDRAAVATEAGDAEAITDINSRLHERILAMADNSLLVSVLEPVAGRLRWLTRQNEEWTQLLLEHRELYEAIASGDPERARAHALTHVRTNYRSTVRQLFGGEEEPRRAEERG; translated from the coding sequence ATGACGAAGATCGAACCCCTGGGCGCGGTCCGTGAACGCGTCCTGGGCGAGCTGCGGCAGGAGATCATCGCGGGGCGGCTGCGCCCCGGCGACCGCCTGGTCGAGCGCGAACTCGCCGAGCGCTTCGGGGTCTCCCGGGTTCCCGTGCGCGAGGCGATCCGCGCACTCGTCGCCGAGGGCTTCGTGCACTTCGAGACTCCGCGCCGCACGGTGGTGCGCCGGCTCACCCCTACGGACGTCGCCGAACTCTTCGAGCTGCGTGAGGCGTTGGAGGTCTACGCGGCCGGGCTCGCCGCGGCACGGGCGAGGCCGCGGGATCTGGCGGAGGTCGAGGAACTCCTCGACCGCGCGGCCGTCGCCACCGAGGCCGGGGACGCCGAGGCCATCACCGACATCAACAGCCGCCTCCACGAACGCATTCTGGCGATGGCGGACAACAGTCTGCTGGTCTCCGTCCTGGAACCGGTCGCCGGCCGGCTGCGCTGGCTCACCCGGCAGAACGAGGAGTGGACGCAACTCCTTCTCGAACACCGGGAGTTGTACGAGGCCATCGCCTCCGGCGACCCGGAGCGCGCCCGCGCCCACGCCCTCACCCACGTACGGACCAACTACCGCTCGACGGTACGGCAGCTCTTCGGCGGCGAGGAAGAGCCCCGGCGGGCGGAGGAACGGGGGTGA
- the pip gene encoding prolyl aminopeptidase, with product MGLYPEIEPYDQGMLDVGDGNRVHWEVCGNPAGKPALMLHGGPGSGCGPWFRRYCDPAKYRIVLLDQRGSGRSTPHASAHGTDMSVNTTAHVIGDLELLRRHLGVERWLVWGVSWGSVLGLRYAQTCPDVVSELVLTAVATGSNPEVALLTRGLGKIFPEAFERFLADLPEAERAGNLAAAYNRLLESPDAEVRTRAARAWTDWETAIVPAPPRSVQRYEDAKFRMGFARTVTHYFGNDHFLGEGNDEGVVLRDAPLLKGIPGTLVQGSLDFGNLLGVVWRLHQAWPDSELIVVDDVGHTMGATGVVDALVAATDKYALR from the coding sequence ATGGGCCTGTATCCGGAGATCGAACCGTACGACCAGGGAATGCTCGACGTCGGGGACGGCAACCGCGTCCACTGGGAGGTCTGCGGGAACCCGGCCGGGAAGCCCGCGCTGATGCTGCACGGCGGTCCGGGATCCGGCTGCGGACCCTGGTTCCGGCGCTACTGCGACCCGGCCAAGTACCGGATCGTACTGCTCGACCAGCGCGGCAGCGGACGCTCCACCCCGCACGCGAGCGCCCACGGCACCGACATGAGCGTCAACACGACCGCACACGTGATCGGGGACCTGGAACTGCTGCGACGCCACCTGGGCGTCGAGCGGTGGCTGGTGTGGGGGGTGTCGTGGGGCTCGGTGCTCGGGCTGCGCTACGCGCAGACGTGTCCGGACGTCGTCTCCGAGCTGGTGCTGACCGCCGTGGCCACCGGCTCGAACCCCGAGGTGGCCCTCCTGACCCGGGGGCTCGGGAAGATCTTTCCCGAGGCCTTCGAGCGATTCCTCGCCGACCTGCCCGAGGCCGAGCGCGCGGGGAATCTCGCGGCCGCGTACAACCGGCTGCTCGAATCGCCGGACGCCGAGGTACGGACACGGGCGGCGCGGGCCTGGACGGACTGGGAAACGGCGATCGTGCCGGCGCCGCCGCGCTCCGTGCAGCGGTACGAGGACGCCAAGTTCCGTATGGGGTTCGCCCGGACCGTCACGCACTACTTCGGCAACGACCACTTCCTGGGCGAGGGGAACGACGAGGGGGTGGTGCTCCGGGACGCCCCACTGCTGAAGGGGATCCCCGGCACCCTCGTGCAGGGCAGCCTCGACTTCGGGAACCTGCTGGGCGTCGTCTGGCGGCTCCACCAGGCCTGGCCCGACAGCGAGTTGATCGTCGTGGACGACGTGGGGCACACCATGGGAGCGACCGGGGTGGTGGACGCGCTGGTGGCGGCGACGGACAAGTACGCCCTGCGCTGA
- a CDS encoding uracil-DNA glycosylase codes for MDRGRTDSGDHTDLTGDRGLGVPAGPAGPADPAASADLTDLAKLDERITGCRACPRLVDWREEVARTRRAAFADQTYWGRPVPGFGPPDASLLIVGLAPAAHGANRTGRMFTGDRSGDVLYAALHEVGLASRGTAVSADDGLSLRGVRITSPVRCAPPANKPTPEERDTCRPWLVRELELLRPSLRAVVVLGAFGWQAALPAFARAGWEVPRPRPAFAHGTRVTLTSPTRLDLFGCFHVSQRNTFTGRLTPAMLREVLRTAASAAGLTTRPYDG; via the coding sequence ATGGACAGAGGCCGGACGGACAGCGGCGATCACACGGATCTCACAGGTGACAGAGGCCTCGGGGTCCCGGCAGGTCCCGCCGGCCCGGCCGATCCCGCCGCATCGGCGGACCTGACGGACCTGGCGAAACTGGACGAGCGGATCACCGGGTGCCGCGCCTGTCCGCGGCTGGTGGACTGGCGAGAGGAGGTGGCCCGCACCCGACGTGCCGCCTTCGCCGACCAGACGTACTGGGGCCGCCCTGTCCCGGGCTTCGGTCCGCCCGACGCGTCCCTGCTGATCGTCGGTCTGGCGCCCGCCGCGCACGGGGCCAACCGCACCGGCCGCATGTTCACGGGGGACCGCTCGGGAGACGTGCTCTACGCGGCGCTGCACGAGGTGGGACTGGCCTCCCGGGGGACAGCCGTGAGCGCGGACGACGGACTGTCCCTGCGCGGCGTACGGATCACCTCGCCGGTGCGCTGCGCCCCGCCCGCCAACAAGCCCACCCCCGAGGAGCGGGACACCTGCCGGCCCTGGCTGGTGCGCGAACTGGAACTGCTGCGGCCGTCCCTCCGCGCGGTCGTCGTCCTCGGCGCCTTCGGCTGGCAGGCCGCGCTGCCCGCCTTCGCGCGGGCGGGCTGGGAGGTGCCGCGCCCCCGCCCGGCGTTCGCGCACGGCACCCGGGTCACCCTCACCTCACCCACGCGGCTCGACCTCTTCGGATGTTTCCACGTCAGCCAGCGGAACACCTTCACCGGACGGCTGACCCCCGCCATGCTGAGGGAGGTGCTGCGCACGGCGGCCTCGGCGGCGGGGCTGACGACCCGGCCGTACGACGGTTAG
- a CDS encoding RNA-binding S4 domain-containing protein — MASEGADVERDDEKKSADDGATASGDAVAAAVAARPAGGESVRVDSWIWSVRLVKTRSMGATACRGGHVRVNGERVKPAYAVRVGDEVRLRHGGRERIVVVKRVIRKRVGPPVAAECYVDNSPPPPPREAVAPAGVRDRGAGRPTKRDRRELERLRGLGGPEAP; from the coding sequence ATGGCTTCTGAGGGTGCGGACGTCGAACGGGACGACGAGAAGAAGAGCGCGGACGACGGCGCGACGGCTTCCGGTGACGCGGTGGCCGCGGCCGTGGCCGCGCGTCCGGCGGGCGGCGAGAGCGTTCGCGTCGACAGCTGGATCTGGTCCGTACGTCTGGTCAAGACCCGCTCGATGGGCGCGACCGCGTGCCGGGGCGGTCATGTCCGGGTGAACGGCGAGCGCGTCAAGCCCGCGTACGCGGTGCGCGTGGGCGACGAGGTCCGCCTGCGGCACGGGGGCCGGGAGCGGATCGTGGTGGTGAAGCGCGTGATCCGCAAGCGGGTCGGGCCGCCTGTCGCGGCCGAGTGCTACGTGGACAACAGTCCGCCGCCCCCGCCGCGCGAGGCCGTCGCCCCGGCGGGTGTCCGCGACCGGGGCGCGGGGCGCCCGACCAAGCGCGACCGCCGCGAGCTGGAGCGCCTCCGGGGCCTCGGCGGTCCTGAGGCCCCCTGA
- a CDS encoding DoxX family protein, which translates to MSETTVPATTAAPASAAPSRSRLLRGQGARIPLGALQILLGLFYVFASALPKLVANPSAAESFDKLGWGNTGMYLIGTLELAGGVALLIPLLSSVAAVALSALMVGAFIVNVTVVHGPYVATPLILILPLALIAWARRSHNAELVRLVRLVRRRA; encoded by the coding sequence ATGTCCGAGACCACCGTCCCCGCCACCACGGCCGCCCCCGCCTCCGCCGCCCCGTCGCGCTCCCGACTCCTCCGGGGCCAGGGCGCACGGATTCCGCTGGGCGCCCTGCAGATCCTGCTCGGTCTCTTCTACGTGTTCGCGAGCGCCCTGCCCAAGCTCGTCGCGAACCCGTCGGCGGCCGAGTCCTTCGACAAGCTCGGCTGGGGCAACACGGGCATGTACCTCATCGGCACGCTCGAACTCGCCGGTGGCGTGGCCCTGTTGATCCCGCTGCTGTCCTCGGTCGCGGCGGTGGCGCTCAGCGCGCTGATGGTCGGCGCCTTCATCGTGAACGTCACGGTGGTGCACGGACCGTACGTGGCGACCCCGCTCATCCTGATCCTGCCGCTCGCGCTGATCGCGTGGGCCCGCAGGAGTCACAATGCCGAGCTGGTCCGGCTGGTCCGGCTGGTACGACGACGGGCGTGA
- a CDS encoding acyltransferase domain-containing protein, producing the protein MLLDALRADARLAEWLRDLESEAPPRTEATLPDADELADILLDLSVAHEHVNELVALRSRLAADPEAMTLLTRCVARFVRDMGEIGKGWEPPAFPASTGSLGRCFHLYVFVAALPYVRAYHRGRGIPDDVSRRTLADLGRQVAVHRRRLGTPGLLFPWWIALHFHGELFQLGRLQFQRSRLGQRTGHAVAAAGLGSGPGDPCLSVHIADFRGPLTPAACDRSLALAREFFARHYPDERYEVAECHSWLLDPQLGRYLPADSNIMRFQERFRVAYQETTPDDGVPVGFVFGDPELPTRDLPRRSAVERAVGDHLRGGGHWYVGHGWFALQTPSNE; encoded by the coding sequence GTGCTGCTGGACGCGCTGCGGGCGGACGCGAGGCTCGCCGAATGGCTGAGAGACCTGGAGAGCGAGGCCCCGCCCCGGACGGAGGCGACGCTTCCGGACGCGGACGAGCTGGCGGACATCCTGCTCGACCTGTCCGTGGCCCACGAACACGTCAACGAGCTCGTCGCCCTGCGCTCCCGGCTCGCCGCGGACCCGGAGGCGATGACGCTGCTCACGCGGTGCGTCGCCCGCTTCGTACGGGACATGGGAGAGATCGGAAAGGGATGGGAACCGCCCGCGTTCCCCGCCTCGACAGGGTCGCTCGGGCGCTGCTTCCACCTGTACGTCTTCGTCGCGGCGCTCCCCTACGTCCGCGCGTACCACCGCGGTCGCGGCATCCCCGACGACGTGTCCCGGCGCACCCTCGCCGACCTCGGACGGCAGGTGGCTGTGCACCGCAGACGGCTCGGCACGCCGGGTCTGCTGTTCCCCTGGTGGATCGCCCTGCACTTCCACGGCGAGCTGTTCCAGCTGGGCCGGCTGCAGTTCCAGCGGTCCCGGCTCGGTCAGCGCACCGGCCACGCCGTCGCGGCGGCGGGCCTCGGCTCCGGACCGGGCGATCCCTGTCTGAGCGTGCACATAGCCGATTTCCGCGGACCGCTGACGCCCGCCGCCTGCGACCGGTCGCTCGCCCTGGCACGGGAGTTCTTCGCCCGGCACTACCCCGACGAGCGCTACGAGGTGGCGGAGTGCCACTCCTGGCTGCTGGATCCGCAGCTCGGGCGGTACCTGCCGGCGGACTCGAACATCATGCGCTTCCAGGAACGTTTCCGCGTCGCGTACCAGGAGACCACCCCGGACGACGGGGTGCCGGTCGGGTTCGTCTTCGGCGATCCCGAGCTGCCGACCCGGGACCTGCCGAGGCGCAGCGCCGTGGAGCGGGCGGTGGGGGACCATCTCCGGGGTGGCGGCCACTGGTACGTCGGGCACGGCTGGTTCGCGCTGCAAACCCCCTCGAACGAGTGA
- a CDS encoding DUF6343 family protein, protein MRTGSEPTTARSALRMRFWLSAWGLVWAIFGTAAFALAGRPGWAAACGVLWVVATVDMTVILWHIHQGPHYQPSRDIPPYRPPEHHHP, encoded by the coding sequence ATGCGTACAGGCAGTGAACCGACGACAGCGCGCAGTGCCCTGCGGATGCGCTTCTGGCTGAGTGCCTGGGGCCTGGTCTGGGCGATCTTCGGAACGGCCGCGTTCGCGCTGGCCGGACGGCCCGGGTGGGCCGCCGCCTGCGGTGTGCTGTGGGTCGTCGCCACCGTGGACATGACCGTGATCCTGTGGCACATCCATCAGGGCCCGCACTACCAGCCGAGCCGTGACATCCCGCCGTACCGGCCGCCGGAGCACCACCACCCGTAA